A genome region from Triticum aestivum cultivar Chinese Spring chromosome 2B, IWGSC CS RefSeq v2.1, whole genome shotgun sequence includes the following:
- the LOC123045043 gene encoding 3-oxo-5-alpha-steroid 4-dehydrogenase 1 codes for MTPRLMGNHLSINQRPEYQGDAQRKGRSRASSYTKAKWTVEREMWQSSLLYPPPASAFVTAMSVVSFASLASAGLSELRSQHMAYSKFWHVVSGQQQKKGGTGGVQLSGRDGMLVAYAPALVAAAASFVVPGTVEGLRAELLAVHFLKRVLEVLFIHRYSGNMPLNTALAISSSYLLSAITMIYAQHLAVGLPDPTTDLLSQLRKGGDDDTGYKIPKGGLFEFVTCPHYLFEITGFFGFAMISQTVYALAMAFGTAAYLVGRSFATRRWYESKFEEFPTSIKALVPYIL; via the exons ATGACGCCACGTCTCATGGGCAACCACCTGAGCATAAACCAACGGCCTGAGTACCAAGGAGATGCGCAACGCAAGGGTCGATCCAGGGCTAGCTCCTACACCAAGGCCAAGTGGACGGTCGAGAGAGAGATGTGGCAGTCGTCGCTGCTGTACCCGCCGCCGGCGTCGGCCTTCGTGACGGCGATGTCTGTGGTGTCGTTCGCGTCGCTGGCGTCCGCGGGCCTCTCTGAGCTCCGCAGCCAACACATGGCCTACTCCAAGTTCTGGCACGTCGTGTCTGGACAGCAGCAGAAGAAGGGAGGCACCGGTGGCGTGCAGCTGTCGGGCCGTGACGGGATGCTGGTGGCCTACGCGCCGGCGCTAGTCGCCGCCGCGGCGTCCTTCGTCGTGCCGGGTACCGTGGAAGGGCTGCGCGCCGAGCTCCTCGCCGTCCACTTCCTCAAGCGTGTCCTCGAG GTACTCTTCATCCATCGGTATAGTGGGAACATGCCACTCAACACGGCGCTCGCCATCTCCTCCAGCTACCTGCTCAGCGCCATCACCATGATCTACGCGCAGCACCTCGCCGTCGGACTACCTGACCCTACAACGGACCTCCTCTCGCAACTCAGGAAGGGAGGTGACGACGATACGGGGTACAAGATCCCCAAAGGCGGGCTCTTCGAGTTCGTCACCTGCCCGCACTACCTCTTCGAGATCACCGGATTCTTCGGGTTCGCGATGATCTCACAGACGGTTTATGCGCTCGCCATGGCCTTCGGCACGGCAGCCTACCTCGTCGGCCGAAGCTTCGCCACCCGGAGATGGTACGAATCCAAGTTCGAGGAATTCCCGACGAGCATCAAGGCTCTGGTGCCCTATATCTTGTAG